One window of Papaver somniferum cultivar HN1 unplaced genomic scaffold, ASM357369v1 unplaced-scaffold_5, whole genome shotgun sequence genomic DNA carries:
- the LOC113342954 gene encoding IQ domain-containing protein IQM3-like produces the protein MEVQTQNLTPSSYPFGNTILDKTVVLDHEKEGIVNHSEKLISITTEMVKSMVIKKNEIKDEEDTAALMMQKAYRGYRTRRQLADSAVLAEEYWWQAIDFARLNHSTISFFNVPETPVSRWNRVSLNASKVGKGGTKDAKAKKLAFQHWIEAIDPRHRYGHSLHLYYEEWCNGDAGQPFFYWLDIGDGRDVDLEKCPRSKLRKQCIKYLGPQEREHYEYIINEGTIHHKLSGEPMDTSIGSDGAKWIFVMSTSKKIYAGEKKKGCFHHSSFLAGGTTLAAGRLVAENGQLKTISAYSGHYRPTDENLESFKDFLSENGVNLNEVQIRSSTDDYESNGDSKSVHGIAVEAFSDITEAHASSKSLQLEIPNGEAEKDPKPSEPTEVPPRIERKVSYKRTLSGGLQSPRADVPKIKILERINSKKATSSYQLGHQLSRKWSTGAGPRIGCVADYPLEIQQQALEFVNLSPRTTPATSRQLAGFLPSSPCPNMIQ, from the exons atGGAGGTTCAAACACAAAATCTCACTCCTTCTTCATACCCTTTTGGTAATACTATACTAGACAAAACAGTGGTTCTTGATCATGAGAAGGAGGGTATTGTTAATCATTCTGAAAAGCTGATTAGTATAACTACAGAGATGGTgaaatcaatggtgatcaagaagaatgaaatcaaagatgaagaagatacaGCTGCATTGATGATGCAGAAGGCTTACAGAGGGTATAGAACTCGGCGTCAGTTGGCTGATTCTGCTGTTCTTGCTGAAGAATACTG GTGGCAAGCGATTGATTTTGCTAGGTTGAATCACAGTACAATTTCTTTCTTTAATGTGCCTGAAACACCCGTCTCAAGATGGAATCGAGTTTCTTTGAATGCCTCCAAG GTTGGGAAAGGAGGAACCAAAGATGCAAAAGCAAAGAAATTAGCTTTTCAACACTGGATTGAAGCT ATTGATCCACGACATCGATATGGGCATAGTTTGCATTTGTATTATGAAGAGTGGTGTAATGGAGATGCAGGACAGCCTTTCTTCTACTG GCTGGACATTGGAGATGGCAGAGATGTTGACCTCGAAAAGTGTCCCAGATCCAAGCTTCGAAAACAATGCATCAAGTATCTTGGACCT CAAGAGAGGGAACACTATGAGTACATAATTAATGAAGGGACTATTCATCACAAGCTAAGTGGAGAACCTATGGATACGAGTATAGGCTCCGACGGAGCTAAATGGATATTTGTTATGAGCACTTCTAAAAAAATCTATGCTGGCGAG AAAAAGAAAGGGTGTTTCCATCATTCGAGTTTTCTTGCTGGAGGAACTACCTTAGCAGCAGGAAGACTTGTTGCAGAGAATGGACAGCTAAAG ACTATATCTGCATATAGTGGACATTATCGCCCAACTGATGAAAACCTTGAAAGTTTCAAAGACTTTCTCAGTGAGAATGGGGTCAACCTCAATGAAGTTCAG ATACGCTCTTCTACTGATGACTACGAGAGCAATGGAGACAGCAAGTCAGTTCATGGGATTGCAGTTGAAGCCTTTTCTGATATAACTGAAGCCCATGCATCTTCTAAATCTCTTCAACTTGAAATTCCGAATGGTGAAGCGGAGAAAGACCCTAAACCCTCAGAACCAACAGAAGTTCCTCCCAGAATTGAAAGGAAGGTAAGTTACAAGAGAACCTTATCAGGTGGTCTCCAAAGTCCAAGAGCAGATGTGCCCAAGATAAAAATATTAGAGAGGATCAATTCCAAAAAGGCAACATCTTCATATCAATTGGGTCATCAACTCTCACGAAAATGGTCCACCGGAGCCGGTCCAAGA